One Streptomyces sp. 840.1 genomic window, GGACTACGTGGCGGCCGTGCGGGCCGCCTCGGCGGACCCGGACCACGCCGACCAGAAGTACGGACTCGGCACGGTGGACGATCCGGCGTTCGCGGGCATGCACGAGGTGTCGTCGCTGATCGCCGGGCAGTCGGTGGCCGCGGCGGAGGCGGTGTGGCGGGGGCGGGCCGGGCACGCGGTGAACTTCAGCGGCGGGCTCCACCACGCCATGCCCGCCGCCGCGTCGGGCTTCTGTATCTACAACGACCCGGCGCTCGCCATCGCACGGCTGCTGGAGCTGGGCGCGGAGCGGGTCGCGTACGTCGATGTGGACGTGCACCACGGGGACGGCGTGCAGGCGGCGTTCTGGGAGGACCCGCGGGTGCTGACCGTCTCGCTGCACGAGCACCCCCGCACCCTCTTCCCGCAGACCGGCTGGCCGGAGGAGACCGGCGCCGGGGCGGGCGAGGGCGGTGCGGTGAACGTGGCGCTGCCGGCCGGGACGGGGGACGCGGGGTGGCTGCGGGCGTTCCACGCGGTGGTGCCGGAGCTCCTCGCGGACTTCCGGCCGCAGGTCCTGGTGACGCAGCACGGGGCCGATACCCACTTCGAGGACCCGCTGGCCCATCTCGCGGTGTCGCTGGACGCCCAGCGGTCGGTGATGGCGGCCTGCCACGACCTCGCCCACGAGTACGCCGACGAGGGTCGCTGGGTGGCGCTCGGCGGCGGGGGCTACGCGGTGGTGGACGTGGTGCCGAGGTCCTGGACGCATCTGGTGGGGATCGCCGCCCACGCCCCCGTGGACCCGGAGTCGGTGATTCCGTCGTCCTGGCGGGACGAGGTCTACGCCAGGACCCGGCAGCTGGGGCCGGCCCGGATGACCGACGGCCGTACCCCGTCGTGGAAGTCGTGGGAGGAGGGGTACGACCCGGCGGACCGGCTGGACCAGGCGGTCCTGGCGAGCCGCCGGGCGGCCTTTCCGCTGCGGGGGCTGCTGACCTGACGCCGGACGCCGGGTGCGGCCGTTACGCCAACTGTGCGGCGCAACCCGGCTTTTGGCCCCCGGGCGGTGCGGGTACGGGAGCATCGGCAGGGTGTTGAGCACCGGAGCGCTGCGCGCGCATCTGCTGGCGGCCCGGCTGGCCGGGCCCGTGGCCACCCCCCGGGAGGTGAGTCTGCGGAGCTATCGGCTGTTCGCGGCCAGGGACCCCCGGGTGACGCTCGGGCTCGACCCGGGACAGGGCTGGGGGGAGCTGGACCTGCTCCGTCTCATGGCCGACAAGTGCGGGGTCTCGGCCGACCCCGCGCACGTATCGGGTCCCGATGTGATCGACCCGGAG contains:
- a CDS encoding acetoin utilization protein AcuC; translated protein: MSGRAQLMWDDAVTGYDFGDSHPMDPVRLALTMGLVRAFGLDRAVDVVSAKPAGESTLRLVHRPDYVAAVRAASADPDHADQKYGLGTVDDPAFAGMHEVSSLIAGQSVAAAEAVWRGRAGHAVNFSGGLHHAMPAAASGFCIYNDPALAIARLLELGAERVAYVDVDVHHGDGVQAAFWEDPRVLTVSLHEHPRTLFPQTGWPEETGAGAGEGGAVNVALPAGTGDAGWLRAFHAVVPELLADFRPQVLVTQHGADTHFEDPLAHLAVSLDAQRSVMAACHDLAHEYADEGRWVALGGGGYAVVDVVPRSWTHLVGIAAHAPVDPESVIPSSWRDEVYARTRQLGPARMTDGRTPSWKSWEEGYDPADRLDQAVLASRRAAFPLRGLLT